In Hyalangium ruber, the DNA window CGTATAGACGACATGGCAGGCCCCTCAAGGCTCGTCTTTTCGCCGCGTGGTCGTCCGTTCTGCACCCACTCTGCGCGGGCGGCCCAGGTCATCTCTGAGCCGGAGGGGGGCACGGCGAGCTCTTACGTCAAAGTTGCCCTGAATCCGTTGCAGTTTGCCGAGCAGGTGCAGACAGCTAGCGACTTCCAGGTGCGTGCTTCCGAACACCGCCTCCCGCAGCGCGAGCGCCTGTTCGCCCCGCGCCACGGCCTCGGGGTACTTGCCTGCCTTGTCGAGCGCTGTCGCCTCGTCAAAGGCCTTTTGCGCCTCCTGCACCCGCGCATCCGGTTGCGCCTCTCCAGCCGCCGTACTGGCTGCACAACACAGGACCACCACCGCGATGCATCCGAGCACTCGTCGCATGTCTTCACCCGGGCCCGATCAGAGCCCCGCCTGCTTCACAAGGGGGGATCCAATCCGGTGCGTTGGGCAAAGTCCAGAGGCCATGGTGAGTAGGTCGGCTGGGCTAACTGCCTGCTCGCAAGCACGCAGGCCTGTCCCCCCGGGGGCTGCGCGGCCTGTCCACCCATGTCCTGGTTTCAAGACTTCTGAGCCATCTTGGCGGACGAAAGAAGAGACGGTCGCGGTAGGGACGGCACTTCGCCTCATCGACTCGGGCCGCCCCCCGCACAGATCCCCGTCCGTCCGAGGCATCAGCAGGCCGTCGGAACACACACTCCATCGCAGTTGTAGGTGCACTGGATGAAGGACCGGCAGCTCACCCGCCACACGGCATCGGGGTCCTGGCACGTGCCGTTGCTTCCCGCGCGCAGGCAGCCTCGGGTGTCGAGCGATTGGGACAGGTAGTAAGTCCCTTCAAAGCACATGGGGGGGAAGGTGGTGCCGATGCCACACCATCCGGCCCGGTAGGCATACTCGCTCTCGGCGGAGGTGGTGATCATCTTCCGGCCCGTGGTCCCAGCGTGCGGGACGCAGCCGCGAGTGCACGTGGTGGCATTCATGTAGATGCCGTTGCAGAAGTCCGCGCAGGACGAGGAGCACCCCACGCTCGTCGGCTGCCAGCCACTGGGACAACCCCCGCCGCATTGCGTGAACGTATCGGT includes these proteins:
- a CDS encoding tetratricopeptide repeat protein gives rise to the protein MRRVLGCIAVVVLCCAASTAAGEAQPDARVQEAQKAFDEATALDKAGKYPEAVARGEQALALREAVFGSTHLEVASCLHLLGKLQRIQGNFDVRARRAPLRLRDDLGRPRRVGAERTTTRRKDEP